The Pedobacter ginsengisoli region CTAAAGATTTTCTGTCAGCCTATGTTTTTAGCTGGTTAAACTGGTTCTCTGTTTCTGTTGGTATCTTTACAGTTAGTATTTGCGGCTTTTTGGCAACAATTTTTATAATAGGACAGGCAGCTAATGATGATGACAGGAATTTCTTTGTAAGAAAGGCACGACGCACAATTTATACTGTAATGTTTTGCGGAGCACTAGTTTTTGTTGCAGCATATCAAGAAAATATTCCATTAGCCAACTGGATTTTTGGAGATACTTTAGGTTTGATTGCTATTATTGCAGCTAGTATTTCGTTAGTTATAATGTTTTTCTTACTTCAGCGTAAGAAGCCAAGATTTCTTCGTGTTCTTGCGGGGTTTCAGGTTACCATGATCCTATTTGCAGCTACTTACAGCCATTTTCCCGATATTGTATTGCTTAAAAATGGAACCAATCTATCGCTGCTGATTCATCAGGGACAAGCAAAAGCGATAGATACATTAGGTTATGCTTTATTAATTGGCAGTATATTCATTTTGCCTGCCCTTGTTTATCTGATCTATATATTTCAACAAAAAAAGAAATTGCCGGAAACTCAATAATTCTCTTTTTATAGAATTGTTATAGGGTAATAGTTTTTGTTGAAAGGGAAAGTTAATTGTAACAAGAATATTAACAAATAAACCTGCTTATTAGGATTAAACCTAAGCAAGTTTGGTGAGTCATAGTTTCAAAGCTATAGTTAATGACAAAACTTTCACCAAATATGAGATCAATATTCTTAAAAATTACAGTAAATACTTTATTAATTGCAGGTTTTTGTATGACTGTGCAGGCTCAGAAACTTAAAGATGTGCAGGAGGTAAGTATAAGTGCTCCGGCAAACATAAAGGTTGACGGTAGAAACACTGAGTGGAACGATACTTTTCAGGCTGAAAATAAAAGAACAGGTATTTTTTATACTATAAGTAACGATGATAAGAATTTATACTTGGTTATTAAGTCTACTGATGTGGCAAATAATACAAAAATTCTTGCCGGAGGCATTACGTTAGCAATAAATACTGAAGGTAAAAAAAGAGAAAAGGAAAGTATTACACTTACATACCCTTTAATTAACCGACCTGCTCAAGGTGGTGGACAGGGAGGTGGAAGACGCCAAATGGGAGCTGTAGCAGGTTTTGCAATTGGTAGAGGGGGCAGTGGTAGTACTCAAACACCTGAACAAAGAGATTCTATGATGGCTGTGATGCAAAAAAGGCAACTTAGCCAGGTGAAAGAGATTAAGATTAACGGATTTAAAAAAACCACTGATACCCTTATTTCTATTTATAACGATTTAGGGATTAAAGCATATTCTAGTATTGGAAATGACAAAGCATTCTTTTATGAATTGGCAATTCCTTTAGATGAGCTTGGAATTTCGAAAGATACCCCAAAAGAATTTGCATATAATATTAAGGTGAATGGTTTGCAATTACAGGGACTAGATGGGGGTGGAAGAGGTGGCTTTGGGGGCAATAGAGGTGGTGGTGGAGGTGGTGGTGGAAACTTCGGCCCAAGAGGTTCTGGAATAGATTTTCAGGAATTAACCAGTCCAACAGATTTTTGGGGAAAGTATATCCTTAAATAAGCTTTTACATAGATACTATTCACACACAAAATAAACCACACAAACAAAAATGAATTATTTATATAATGCATTGAAATCTGGTATTGTATTACTTGTATTGATATTCAGTTCTGGTGTACTTTATGCTCAGGTCCAAACAAAGGAACAAAACCCTCCACCCCCATTGCCTACAAGAGAAATAAGTGGAATTGTAAAGGATTCTACTGATCTAGGAGTAATTGGGGCTACTGTTAGTTTAACCTCAGATAAGGACACGCTAAAAACAAGCACTAATACTGATGGGATATTCGTATTCAGGAATGTTAAGTCGGCTACCTATGTTATAGTGGTACAGAGTATTGGTTATATTAAAACGCCGGCAATGCGCTTTAAACAAAACGATACAAGCCCAAGAATTGTAATGGACCCAATAGTTCTGAAAGAAGAACGGAACACTTTAAATGAAGTTGTTATTAATGGAACTCCGTCTATTACCTATAAAACGGATACTGTTGAATATAAGGCCAGTGATTACATTGTAAGAAAGAATGCAACTGTAGATGAGCTTCTGAAAAAGATGGAGGGTATGGAGGTAGGTAATGATGGAAGTTTAGTGCACCAGGGAGAGGCAGTGACTAAGGCCAAATTGAATGGAAAGGAATATCTTGGAGGTGACATTGCGAATGCAATTAAGAATCTTCCAGCTGAGATTGTTGATAAAATTCAGATCGTTGATGACTATGGTGATCAGGCAGCTCGTACAGGGGTAAAGGATGGTGACCCTCAAAAGATACTGAATATCACTACAAGAACAGATAAATCTGTTGGAAATATGATGAATCTGCACACCGCTGGAGGAAGTAACGAAAGAAAAGAAGCCGGATTGTTTGCTACGCGGATTAACGGAAATCAACAGATTGGGCTAAACGGGAATTATAATGATGCAATTAATCTTAATGCACTAAGCGGCTCAACAAAGAATGCAAATGCGAGATTTAGTTTGCGTGATAAAATCGGGAAAAAAATAGAGTATAATTTGGGTTATCAATTTCAAAATTCCAATGGCGATAATTTAAATGAAACCGAATCTCTAAGTATTTTAAATAATGGACAATTACATTCCAATAGTTCGAACACAGGTCTGCAAAAGTCGAATAATCATAATCTTAAGCTTGAATTTGAAGTGAATCTGGATTCAAGTAATTATCTTAAAGTTGTCCCCACCTTCCAATCTAATTCTACCACTAATAATGGTTCCTCTACTTTAAGTCAAAGGGGGAGTAGTCTTTCAATGGGGCTGGATCAGGATCGCCGCATAACAAATTCAAATTCTAGCACGGCACCTCAATTTGGTATCTCTACTTTTTATCAGCATCTATTTAAAAAATACAGAAGGAATTTTTCAGCACAGATAGATTTGAATAAAAATAATCAGGATAACGAGCAGGAAAGATATAATTTCACAACTTTTTATACTGAAGCGGCACAAGATGGTAAAGATTCTATAATTAATCAGATCATAGCGCGTAAGAATCGACGTGATAATTATCGTGGAAGCATGACTTATGTGGAACCTCTCGGAGTAAATACTCAATTTGAAGTGAATGCCCAGGTAAATTATAATGGGTATGATAATACTGCAACTACAAGAGATATTTTAGGGGAGGGTGTTTCTGGTGGTATTATAGACTCATTAAGTAACATTTATAACTATTCCTTTACACAGGGCCGCGTTGCATTGAATTTTAGATACGGAATGGCCAATACTTCTAAAGTTCGTTTTTCTGTTGGGTTAACAGGTGTGCCGGCATTACTATCCGGTACTAAGGTAAGTCTTGGTACAACAACAAACCGGAGTAGCTTTAACCTGATTCCTATTGCAAGATTTGAATACCGCTGGAGCAGGCAGCAAAGAGTATCTTTAAACTACTCAGGGAATGCAGTAGAACCAACATTTGATCAGATACAACCAGTTAGGGATGTTACAAATCCAAATAATCCTGTTATTGGTAATCCGGATCTGATTGCCACTTTTGTGCACACTTTAAGAGGTGATTACAATAATTATATTGCAAACTCAAAGCTCAATCTTTCACTAAATTTAAATGGGGCATATACAAAAAATGCTGTTATCAGAAATGTGGAGACCGTAGATAATCCAGATCCAAACCTTCCTGGTAGTAAAATTAATGAAACACACTTTTTGAATGTTAGTGGGGTATATAGACTGACGGGTAATTACAATATTAGTAAACAACTGAACAATAGAAAGTATAATTTGCAACTTAACGGTACAGTGAGTTATAATCACAGCTTGAGCATGAGGGACGGTATATTGAATACTACTAATATTACCACTTTAGATCAGCGCTTTGGTCCAAAAATTAATCCTACAGAATGGTTCGAAATTAATCCGAACATCGGATACAAAAATGAAAAATCCAATTCAACGCTTCGTTCCGGTAATAACGAAATCAATACCCTTTCTCTTAATTTAGATGGAAGAGTATATTTATGGGATGTATGGATGTTTGGATACAATGGAAGTAAACAATTCATAAATGGTATAGTTGGGAATACAAATAATAGCCCTTTAGTGATAAATGCAAGTTTGGAACGGCAGCTATTTAATCGTAGAGGCCAGATCACGTTTCAGGCATTTGACATTTTAAATCAGAATAATTTTCTGAGGACGCAACAGCCTGATGATGGCGGTTATATAAATACAAGAGTAAATCCTATAAGCCGGTATTTTATGCTTAAACTGAGTATGAGATTACAAAAATGGTCTGGGGCCCAAGGGCGTGGTGGTAGAGGCATTATGCGACGGGGTGACGGAAGCTTCATGTAAGATCTGATCAAAAATCCGTACTTTGGGAAACTAACCAAATACGGATTTTTTGTTCGTTCTTACTTATGAGAAAAACTTTATTAATCATCCTAACTCTATTTTGTTTTATCTCTTTTAAAGGCCGGGGCCAAATCGGTACTCCTCAAATACTTAGCTATAATAATGATCAGTATAAGGCCGGAATGCAAAATTGGGATGTTGCTCAGGATAAAAATGGCATTCTATATTTTGGTAATAATGAGGGCCTCCTAACCTTTGACGGTAGATTTTGGAACCTTATTAAATTACCCAATTTTACATCTGTCAGATCTGTTGAAATAGATTCGCATGATAGGATTTTTATAGGGGGGCAAGATGAGGCTGGATATTTTTATCCTGAAAAAGATGGAATATTGAAGTATCATTCCATTATCCCCCTTATCCCCGAAAAGTACCGAAGCTTTGCTGATATATGGAATGTAGCTATTATTGACGATGCTGTAATTTTCAGAACTACAAGTGTTATTCTTTATTACAAGGATGGTGTTGTAAAAACGTATAAGCCTGATATAGAGTGGCAGTTTGCAGGCAAAAGTAATCATCAGTTTTTTGCCCATTCTAAAGGACATGGATTGATGGTTTATGATGGAGAGATCTGGAAACCATATTGCTCTGACCCGGTATTATTAAAATCGGCTGTGACGTCTATTATGGAATACAACAAGGATACAATGCTTGTAGCTACCTTAAAGAACGGGCTGTTTTTAATGCATAATGGTAAGGTTACACCTAAACCGACAAAACTGGATCAGATATTTTATAATGACAGAATTTATAGTGCAGACAAAATAGACAGGGATAAATATGTTATCGGAACTACCTCGGCAGGAGTTCTTATAATTAACAGAGAGGGAAAGGTTTTACAGAAATACACCTACAAGGATGGTTTGCAGAATAATAATGTAAGGGGATTTATAACGGATAGCAGTAAAAATCTTTGGCTGGCACTGAATGACGGAATTGATTATGTAGCGATTAACAGTGCTATAAAAAGCATATTTCCTGATAAAAACAAGCAAATAACAAGTTATGCAATACGCAATTTCAATGGGAATTTATACATTGGAACATCTAATGGCCTTTATGTAACCGAAATTGAAACAGGAATCACTGATTTAAGTCTATCGACGGGAGTATTTAAAGAAGTTAGAAACTCTAAGGGGCAGGTTTGGAATCTTGATGAAATCAATAATAAACTTTTAATGGGGCATGAGGATGGCTTTTTTGAAATTGACAAAGATGTTGCCCATCAAATATATAATAGACCTGGAACATGGTTGTTTGAGCCAACTTCAGAGGTTTATCCTTCTGCCAGTATCATCGCTGGCACTTACTTGGGACTTCAAAAAATTAGTTATAAAAACGGAAGTTTCACTAATGATGGTAAAATCGAAGGACGTACAGAATCCTTAAGGTTTATTGCTTTTGATGCGAATAATAATTTATGGGCTTCACACCCCTATCATGGAGTATACAAAATTGAACTATCTGAAGATTTTAAGAAGATAAAGAAATATACTGTCTATACAGATAAACAGGGATTGCCTTCACGTTTATATAATTACATTTTTAAAATAAAGAATCGTGTTGTAGTTGCAACTAAAAATGGAGTATATGAGTATGATGCAGCAAAAGATAAATTCAAAGCTTTTCCATTACTTAGTGAAGCATTAAGGCAAATACGCATCCAATATCTGAAGGAAGATACTAAGGGAAATTTATGGTTTGTTTCGGATAAAAAGGTTGGGATATTAGATTTTAGTCGCCCTTCTGGTACAAAAACCTTTTCCATACATTATTTTCCCCAATTAGATGGTAAAATTGTGGGCGGGTTTGAGTCTATTTATTATTTGAACGATGAGAATGTATTTATTGGAGCAAACAAAGGTGCTTACCATTTAAATTATGCTAAATACCTGGAAAATATTCCAAAACCTAATGTTTTACTAGGCTCAGTAAAACTTTTTGGTAAGAAAGATAGTGCAATTTTTGGCGGGTATTTCCTTAATAAAGAGAATATAGTGAAAACTCAGGATCCATCTTCAGTTTTAAAACTCGATAACGTATTTAATTCTCTTCATTTCGAATATTCATCTACTTTATTTGAACACCAGGCAAATATTGAATTCAGTTATCAGCTTGTCGGTTTTGATAAGGGGTGGTCATCCTGGACGCAAAAGAGTGAAAAAGATTATACTAATCTCCCTGCAGGAAAGTATACATTTAACGTTAGGGCCAGAAATAGTTTTGGTAATGAATCTGAAGTTGTAGGCTACACCTTTGAGGTTTTACCGGCCTGGTATCAAACAATATGGATGTATATATTATATGTATTGCTTTTGGTAATAAGCATCTATATGTTCTTTAAGTGGCAGAAAAAGAAACATATTAAAGCTCAAACCAGGTTAAGCTACCTTCACCAGCTCGAAATGGATCGAAGTGAAAAGGAAATTGTACGGTTGGAATACGAAAAACTTGAAGCCGACGTGAATTATAAAAACAGAGAATTATCTAATATGACTATGCATTTGGTGCAAAGGGGTAAGGTATTGGCTAAAATAAAAGAAGTGATTTCGGCTGTGATTAAAAATAATGATATAAATGATAGTTCGCCAAGTTTCCGACATTTGATCCGTCTGATAAGAGATGTGGAAAAGAGTGACCAGGATTGGGACAATTTTTCAATTCACTTTAATACTGTCAATACAAATTTCTTCAATAAATTAAAAGATCAGTTCCCCGAACTCACACCTAATGAACTTAAGTTATGTGCTTTCCTAAAGATGAATCTTTCTACAAAGGAAATAGCTCAGCTCATGAATATTACAATAAAAGCAGTAGAGGTAGGAAGGTATCGCCTTAGAAAAAAGCTGCATATTCAGTCAGAAACTAATCTGTATGATTTTCTTATACAAATATCGAGATCTGTTGAATAGGTGTATTGGTAATCATTCTGTTTATCAGGTTTTTATGGTTGTTTTGTAGTGGCGATGTAGTGGTAGTACTATTGTAATAATACCTTTGAATTTCTTTTTGTAGGGGTAGTGTAGTGGTATGGAAATGTTACAATAACCATTTCCAGGTATAGATTTGACTTAGCTGAAACCGCCAGGTTGAAGCCAAATTAACCAATTATAAACTAAACTAAATCTTATTGTATGAAAAGAAGTCTTACACTTATTTTCTTCGTTTGCTGTCTTCTTATTTCTCCATTTGCCACATTGGCACAAGAAGTAATAGCAACGGGTAAGGTAACAGACAAGAGTGATGGAAAGCCATTGCCAGGAGTTACCGTAACATTACAAGGCACATCAAAAGCAACGCTCACAGACGCAGGTGGGAATTTTAGGATCGCAGTTCCATCTGTAGGTTCAAAAATAGTTATAAGCCAACTGGGGATGATTCCGCAAACAATAACTATAGCTAGTAATGCGCCTTTAAATATCACTATGGAAACAGATGTTACTGCATTAGGAGAAGTGGTAGTAGTAGGCTATGGAACACAGAAAAAGAGCAATGTAACAGGCTCAATTTCGAGTGTAAAGGCTAAAGATTTAGAAAGTATGCCCATAAATAGGGTTGAACAAGCCTTACAGGGGAGAACTTCTGGAGTAACTATAGCAACAAACAATGGGCAACCAGGAAGTGCAGCTACAGTACGGGTTAGGGGGTATACTACTTTTGCGAAAGACGGAAACAATAATCCTTTATGGGTAGTTGATGGGGTAATTGTAGACAATGGGGGAATAGGTTATCTAAATCAATCTGATATTGAATCAATTGAGGTTTTAAAGGATGCCGCATCACAAGCTATTTATGGAGCCCGGGCTGCAAATGGGGTTATTATTGTAACAACGAAGCGGGGTAAAGCCGGGGTTCTTCAAATTAATTACAATGGATTTTATGGTACTTCTGCTGCAGCCAAAAAATTAGACCTGTTAAATGCATCGGAATATGCTACACTTAGAAATGAAGCAGCAAGAAACACAAACCCTAATGCAACTTTACCATTCGCAAATCCTGACGCATTGGGAAAGGGAACCGATTGGCAAGATGTTATATTCAACAATGATGCAAGAAGACAAACTCATGAATTTAGCATAGCCGGTGGAGGAGATAAATCTACCTTTTATTCATCTTTTGGTTACATTAAGCAAGAGGGTATAGTGGCAAGTCCCATCTCTAAGTGGAACAGAGCTAATATTCGTTTAAACTCTACCCATAAATTAGCAAAATGGATAACAGTGGGAGAGAACCTGGGATATAGTCATTCTATAAACAGTAGCTTAGGAAATACAAATAATGAATTTGGAGGGCCTTTAAGCTCCGCAATAGGTTTAGATCCAACTACTCCTGCTGTAGAAACTAATGCTGATCTTATTGGAAAACCACCTTACACGATAGCAAATGTTTTAAAAGATAAAAATGGTAATCCATTCGGATTATCACCATGGGTAGGTCAGGAGCTAATTAATCCATTGGCTTACATTCAAACTAAACTTGGGAATTATGGATGGGATCACAACATAATTGGAAATGCCTTTGCAGAAGTTCAACCCATTAAAGACCTGGTATTTAGATCCACATTAGGAACTAAGATCGCATTTTATGGTGATGATGCATTTAATCCGGTGGCCTATTTAAATTCATCTAATATCAGAACTAAAAATTCATTTGTACGTAATTGGAATAATGTGCTGAATTACAATTTTGAAAATACGCTGAGTTATTCAAAAACATTTGGAAAGCATAATGCGAATATTATAGTTGGACAAGGGATATACCTGGATGAAAATGTTAAAACATTAAATGTAACATTCAATAATATTATTGCAACTAACTTTGAACAAGCAAACCTAAATTACAAGCCAGTTACTGCTGATCGTAGTGCGGATGGAAATGATGGAACCGTTCATAAAGTTAATTCGTTGTTTTCTCGCGTATCTTACAATTACGACGAAAAATACCTTTTTACAGGTATTATCAGACGCGATGGTTCATCACGTTTTGGTAATAATAACAAGTTTGGATACTTCCCTTCATTTTCATTAGGATGGGTACCTACTAAAGAGGATTTCTGGAAGGAAAATAGTGTTATTAATTTCTTTAAAATCCGTGGTGGTTATGGTGTAACCGGTAATGATCAAATTTCAAATTTTGCATATAATGCATTGGTTTCCAGCGGACGTAATTATACTTTCGGAACAACAGATGTAAGTTCTATAGGATGGAGTCCGGCGGCACCTTCCAATCCGGATTTGAAATGGGAAGAAACACGACAGACTACATTAGGATTTGATGCGACTGTATTTACCAATTTTACTATTGCTTTTGATGTTTACAAGAAGAAAACAGTTGGAGTACTTCAATATCCTACACTTCCCAATTATCTGGGGGTAGCTGGAGCTCCGGCCCAGAACATTGGTGATATGGAAAATAAAGGATTGGAACTAGAACTGGGGTACCGTAAAACGTTCGGAGAATTTAATCTGGGAGTAAATGGGAATGTTTCCTTCTTAAAAAACAAGGTTACTAAACTTGCTACTGGTAAACTGTTTATTGAAGATGAGGCACAAAGTTTCCAGGGGATGGGAAATATTACCAGAACAGGTATAGGCCATTCCTTTAATGAATTTTACGGTTATGAAACGCTTGGTATTTTTCAAACTCAAGCAGAAATTGATAGTTATGTTGGGCCAGGTGGAACTAAGTTGCAGCCCAACGCAAAACCTGGAGATGTTAAATTCGCTAATTTAAATGGTGATAATCAAATCGAGGCGGCTGACAGAACTTACCTGGGAAGCCCAATTCCAAAATATACTTATGGCTTAACGATAAACATGGCTTATAAGAATTTTGATTTTGTGGCATTTGGCAGTGGAGCTGGCGGCAATATGATATTCCAGGGTTTGCGCCGTTTAGATGTAACATTTGCAAACTGGCAAACTGAAATTTTAAATCGCTGGACACCAACTAATCCTTCAACAACAATACCAAGAGTTGTTGAAAAGGATGATAATAAGAATAACACCAATTTCACCAGAAGATATCTTGAAAAAGGAGATTATTTCAGGTTAAAAACATTACAACTTGGGTACAACATTCCTAAAAGTGTAATTCAAAAGATAGGTGCACAAAGAGTGCGTGTTTATTTGATGAGCGAAAACCTCTTTACTATAACTAAATATACTGGCTATGATCCTGAAATTGGAGGAACTGTATTTGGAGTTGATAAGGGTATTTATCCACAAGCGCGTTCGTTTATGGTTGGATTAAATGTTGGATTTTAATAAGTATCAAAATGAAAAATAGATTAACATATATTGCCGCTCTTTTTATTGGAGCACAGTTCATGGGAGCATGTAAAAAGGATTTGGATGTAAATCCGAGAGAAAGAATACTTGAATCTAATTATTATAAAACTCCAGAACAGGCCTTTAGCAGTTTGATTTCTGTTTATGATCAGTTCGGGAATCAGTCAGGAGGATATCTAACCAAGCTAAATATTTTTTCTTCAGGATCTGATGATCATTATGCAGGTGGAGACTCCCCTCTGATCTTGGTGATCTTCAGGCGATGAATAATTATACGGTAAGTTCATTGTCAGGTGCTCCAAGTTACCTTTGGAGTAAGGGATTTACAGGAGCATACAGAGCAAATGTATTTTTGCAAAAAGTAGCAGAGATACAAATGGATGCGAGCACTAAAAACCGATATATTGCTGAAGCAAAAGCCCTAAGGGCTATCTTTTATTTTGATTTAGTTCGAATTTTTAAGAATATACCTCTTATTTTGAAGCCAGTTGAAGCTAATGATTGGTATAATGTTTTGCAAGTCCCACCTGCTGATGTGTACAAACAAATTGAACAAGATTTAAAGGAAGCTATACCTAATCTTCCGGTAACAGTGCCAAGAACTACGGAAGGTGGAAGGCTGACTCAGGGAGCGGCTCATGCTTTGCTTGGCAAGGTATATCTTTGGCAGGAAAAATTTGCTGAAGCAGCTACGGAGTTTGCAGATGTAAATGGCCCTTCGCCGGGTACTACCCCTAGTAAATATGGGTATGCTCTAATGAGTAAGTTTGAAGATTTGTATAAACTAGCCAATAAATTCAATACTGAGTCTATTCTCGAGATTTCTTATAACAGTACTTCAAATATGGGCTGGGGGAATGTTGGGAGTGGAGAAGGTAATGTTGCTGGCATTATGTCGGGGCCAAGAAATTATAATATTCTAATTCCTGATAAAGCTCCCGATTACGTTTCCGGCTGGAGCGTTATGCCATTCACCAAAGAATTTTTTGATCTTATTCATTTTGATCCCCGTAATAAGGCAACAGTTGCTAATTTAGATAGTCTTGAAAAGGCAGGCATTGTAACTTATAAACACGCCAACGATAATACGGGTTACTTTGTTGAAAAGTATGCAGGTAGAGTATCAACAAAAGCCAACAGTGGGCAGCTTGAACTTAACTTTCCTTATAATCTTTATGAAATACGTTTGGCAGATACTTACTTAATGGAAGCTGAGGCTGTCTTGAAAAGCGGGGGTGCCGTTGGAGCGGGAAGCAGGGCTTATGCAGCTTTAAATGCTGTAAGGGCTAGGGTTGGATTGAAACCCGTTGACGTTACGATGGATAATATAATGAAAGAAAGACGAATAGAGCTTGCAGCCGAAGGACAACGTTGGTTTGATTTGGTACGGTGGGGACTTGCTCCGGCCAAATTAGCTTTTAAGGGTTTTACTGCAGGAAAAAATGAAACACTTCCTATTCCTAATGCTGAACTAAATAATACAAAAATAATTCAGAGTAAAGAGTGGGGCGGTACTAAATAATACTCCTTGAGGTGGATGATTTCATCCACCTCTTATTTCTTAATATATCATTTAATAATTATGAGATCAAAAAGGTTCTGTGCAATTCTGTGGCTAGTTATTGTATTAATTTCATTTACTACAAGTGCTCAAAGTGATGTAAGTAAATGGCTTACAAAAGCAGATAAAACGGTTTTATTTACAAAGCAGAAAATGTCATTAAAATTTGTTGGAGCACAGAATAATAATCCAACTATTATAGTTAATGAAAAAGAGTCTTTCCAATCAATTGATGGGTTTGGATACGCACTAACAGGTGGAAGTGCCCAGCACATTATTAAAATGAGCCCAAAAGCAAGAACTGCTTTGTTAAAAGAATTATTTGCTACTGATGGTAATAATATTGGAGTCAGCTATATAAGATTAACTATTGGAGCCTCAGATCTGAACGAAAAAGTATTTTCGTATAATGATTTAGCTGAAGGAGAAACAGATCTGGAACAGAAAAGATTTGAATTAGGTCCTGATAGGATAGATGTAATTCCAGTAATGAAAGAAATACTGGCTATTAATCCAAATATTAAAATAATGGGATCGCCTTGGTCTCCTCCTCTTTGGATGAAAACATCTTACGATGCAAGGGGAGGAATGTTAAGACCGGAATTTTATGCAGCTTATGCAAAATACTTTGTAAGATATATTCAGGATATGGGGAAGGAAGGAATTCACATAGATGCGGTTACCATTCAGAATGAGCCCCTTCATCCTGGTAATAATCCAAGCCTGCTTATGACAGCTC contains the following coding sequences:
- a CDS encoding cytochrome d ubiquinol oxidase subunit II encodes the protein MIYVVIVFLWTSILLYILLGGADFGAGIIELFTSKGNRSKTRKTMYDAIGPIWEANHMWLIIAIVILFVGFPKIYTTVSIYLHIPLVCMLLGIIARGTAFVFRNYDAVKDDMQKLYTPIFVYSSLITPFFLGIIAASSVSGQIDVQAKDFLSAYVFSWLNWFSVSVGIFTVSICGFLATIFIIGQAANDDDRNFFVRKARRTIYTVMFCGALVFVAAYQENIPLANWIFGDTLGLIAIIAASISLVIMFFLLQRKKPRFLRVLAGFQVTMILFAATYSHFPDIVLLKNGTNLSLLIHQGQAKAIDTLGYALLIGSIFILPALVYLIYIFQQKKKLPETQ
- a CDS encoding outer membrane beta-barrel protein, which gives rise to MNYLYNALKSGIVLLVLIFSSGVLYAQVQTKEQNPPPPLPTREISGIVKDSTDLGVIGATVSLTSDKDTLKTSTNTDGIFVFRNVKSATYVIVVQSIGYIKTPAMRFKQNDTSPRIVMDPIVLKEERNTLNEVVINGTPSITYKTDTVEYKASDYIVRKNATVDELLKKMEGMEVGNDGSLVHQGEAVTKAKLNGKEYLGGDIANAIKNLPAEIVDKIQIVDDYGDQAARTGVKDGDPQKILNITTRTDKSVGNMMNLHTAGGSNERKEAGLFATRINGNQQIGLNGNYNDAINLNALSGSTKNANARFSLRDKIGKKIEYNLGYQFQNSNGDNLNETESLSILNNGQLHSNSSNTGLQKSNNHNLKLEFEVNLDSSNYLKVVPTFQSNSTTNNGSSTLSQRGSSLSMGLDQDRRITNSNSSTAPQFGISTFYQHLFKKYRRNFSAQIDLNKNNQDNEQERYNFTTFYTEAAQDGKDSIINQIIARKNRRDNYRGSMTYVEPLGVNTQFEVNAQVNYNGYDNTATTRDILGEGVSGGIIDSLSNIYNYSFTQGRVALNFRYGMANTSKVRFSVGLTGVPALLSGTKVSLGTTTNRSSFNLIPIARFEYRWSRQQRVSLNYSGNAVEPTFDQIQPVRDVTNPNNPVIGNPDLIATFVHTLRGDYNNYIANSKLNLSLNLNGAYTKNAVIRNVETVDNPDPNLPGSKINETHFLNVSGVYRLTGNYNISKQLNNRKYNLQLNGTVSYNHSLSMRDGILNTTNITTLDQRFGPKINPTEWFEINPNIGYKNEKSNSTLRSGNNEINTLSLNLDGRVYLWDVWMFGYNGSKQFINGIVGNTNNSPLVINASLERQLFNRRGQITFQAFDILNQNNFLRTQQPDDGGYINTRVNPISRYFMLKLSMRLQKWSGAQGRGGRGIMRRGDGSFM
- a CDS encoding triple tyrosine motif-containing protein, whose translation is MRKTLLIILTLFCFISFKGRGQIGTPQILSYNNDQYKAGMQNWDVAQDKNGILYFGNNEGLLTFDGRFWNLIKLPNFTSVRSVEIDSHDRIFIGGQDEAGYFYPEKDGILKYHSIIPLIPEKYRSFADIWNVAIIDDAVIFRTTSVILYYKDGVVKTYKPDIEWQFAGKSNHQFFAHSKGHGLMVYDGEIWKPYCSDPVLLKSAVTSIMEYNKDTMLVATLKNGLFLMHNGKVTPKPTKLDQIFYNDRIYSADKIDRDKYVIGTTSAGVLIINREGKVLQKYTYKDGLQNNNVRGFITDSSKNLWLALNDGIDYVAINSAIKSIFPDKNKQITSYAIRNFNGNLYIGTSNGLYVTEIETGITDLSLSTGVFKEVRNSKGQVWNLDEINNKLLMGHEDGFFEIDKDVAHQIYNRPGTWLFEPTSEVYPSASIIAGTYLGLQKISYKNGSFTNDGKIEGRTESLRFIAFDANNNLWASHPYHGVYKIELSEDFKKIKKYTVYTDKQGLPSRLYNYIFKIKNRVVVATKNGVYEYDAAKDKFKAFPLLSEALRQIRIQYLKEDTKGNLWFVSDKKVGILDFSRPSGTKTFSIHYFPQLDGKIVGGFESIYYLNDENVFIGANKGAYHLNYAKYLENIPKPNVLLGSVKLFGKKDSAIFGGYFLNKENIVKTQDPSSVLKLDNVFNSLHFEYSSTLFEHQANIEFSYQLVGFDKGWSSWTQKSEKDYTNLPAGKYTFNVRARNSFGNESEVVGYTFEVLPAWYQTIWMYILYVLLLVISIYMFFKWQKKKHIKAQTRLSYLHQLEMDRSEKEIVRLEYEKLEADVNYKNRELSNMTMHLVQRGKVLAKIKEVISAVIKNNDINDSSPSFRHLIRLIRDVEKSDQDWDNFSIHFNTVNTNFFNKLKDQFPELTPNELKLCAFLKMNLSTKEIAQLMNITIKAVEVGRYRLRKKLHIQSETNLYDFLIQISRSVE